The stretch of DNA GTTGATATAAGAATATACAGCATCATATACGATTTAATAGAAGACATGGAAAACGCCCTGAAAGGTATGCTCAAGCCTGTTGAGAGAGAACAGTTCTTAGGAACATGTGAGGTTAAACAGATATTCAGAATAAAAGGTGTAGGCACTGTTGCAGGTTGCATAGTTACTGAAGGTGTCGTCAGAAGAAATGCTAAAGCGAGACTTGTCAGGGACGGGGTTGTTATTTATGATGGTGAGATATCATCTCTCAAAAGATTTAAAGAGGACGTTAAGGAAGTGGCAAAAGGATACGAATGTGGTCTTATGCTGAAAGATTTTAATGATATAAAACCTGGAGATATTATAGAGTCTTACGAAATTGTTCAGGAGAAGCAAGAATAACTGAATGACTAAACTCAAAGTTGTTGAGATATTCAGAACCGTAGAAGGGGAAGGTAAATGGGTCGGTCTTCCTGTTTCCTTCATCAGACTTGAAGGGTGCAACCTTAGATGTCCCTGGTGTGATACTCCTTACTCTTATGACGGAAAATCTTTTCAGGAAATAGAGATTGATAGTCTTGTTTCTGAAGTTGAAAAGATAGGTTTAAAAAGGGTGTGCATAACAGGGGGAGAACCTTTTTTAACCCCTCAACTTCCTGATCTTGTCAAAAGATTTCTTGAAAAAGACTTTACTGTTCTGGTAGAAACCAACGGAACTTTATGGATAGAGGATATAAAAAGTATAAAAAATGATAGGCTTTTTATAACCTGTTCCCCAAAGCCACCGTCTTACTTTATTCACCCTGAGCTTATTCCGTTTATAACAGAGTTAAAATTTGTTGTTGATGAAAGTCTGCATATCAGTCATATAATAAATAAGAAAACAGAAAAGATACTGAAAAATGATTTTGTTGTTCTTCAGCCTGAAAGCAACAGACCTGAAATGGTGAAAAAAGCCCTTCATCTTCAGGATCAAATACTAAAAGCAGGTTATGAAAGCAGAATAATACCCCAGTGTCACAAAATCTTAGGACTACCGTGAAGATAAAGAAAGCTATTGAGCTTGGGGTAAAAAGATTAAAAGAAGCAAAAATCAAAACACCTGTCACAGATACACATCTTATACTCTCAAAAGTTCTTGGAATTCCAAGATGGAAATTAATTGTTGAAAAGGAAAGTGAAATTCCTGAAGAAAAAAGGAAAGAGTTTTTCTCACTTATAGAAAAGAGGGCTGAAGGGTATCCCTTAGGATACATTTTAGGAGAAAAAGAGTTTTTTAATGTTAAACTTAAGATTGAGGAAGGAATTCTCATACCAAGACCTGAAACAGAGCTTCTTGTTGAGGAGGTTTTAAAAAGGCTACCTGAAGATCAGAAAAAAACAGGTCTTGAGATCGGCATAGGATCAGGGGCTATTTCTATTGCCCTTTTAAAAAACAGACCCTTTCTTCTCATATACGGGGTGGATATATCTGATAAAGCATTAAAACTTTCTTACATAAATGCAAAGATAAATAATGTCCTTAATAGGTTTATAATAATAGAAAGTGATCTATTTGAAAATGTTCCACAGATAAAATTTGACTTTATAGTTTCAAATCCTCCATACGTATCACAGGAGGAATACAGGCATCTTGAAAAAGAGGTTAAAAAAGAGCCTTACGAAGCACTGGTGGCAGGTAAAGAGGGAACAGAGTTTTACGAAAAGATTGTAAAGGAAGGGAAGAAATATCTGAAAAAAGACGGCTTTTTTGCATTTGAGATAGGTTATAAGCAAGGAAAAGCTGTTAAAAAAATATTAGAGGCTGAAGGGTTTAAAGCAAAAATAATAAAAGACCTGCAGGGTCTTGACAGGATAGTAATAGGAGAAAAAGATGTTAGAGATTAGGGAAGGGGTTGTAGAATACCTTGAGATAGATGGACAGAAGGAGCTAAAAGGGATAGTAAAAATATCAGGGGCAAAAAATGCAGCTCTACCGGATATGGCTGCAGCTGTTTTAACAGATGAGCCTGTTGTTCTGGAAAATCTGCCTTATCTTCTTGATGTATCAACAATGAGATTACTCCTTGAACATATAGGTTTTGATGTTCAGGAGTTATCAGAGGGGGTTTTTTCTCTGAGGATAGAGGATATTAGCTCCCTTGAAGCTCCTTACGAGCTTGTAAGCAAAATGAGAGCATCAATACTGGTTCTGGGTCCTATGCTTGCAAGATTTGGTTATGCAAAGGTTGCACTCCCTGGAGGTTGCTCAATCGGGACAAGACCTGTTGATCTTCATCTGAAGGCTTTAAAACAGATGGGGGCTGATATAACTGTTGAACATGGTTTTATATACGCAAAAGCCCCATATGGTCTTAAAGGAGCACACATCAAATTTAGCAAAAAAACCGTTACAGGAACTGAAAACATAATGATGGCAGCTGCTTTGGCAGATGGTGAAACCGTTATAGAAAACGCTGCTATGGAGCCGGAGGTTGTTGATCTTGCAAATATGCTCAAAAAAATGGGAGCTAATATAAAAGGTGAGGGAACAGAAAGAATAATCATAAAAGGTGTTAAAAATCTCCACGGCGTAAATCATAAAATAATACCGGACAGAATAGAGGCAGGAACTTTTGCAGTTCTATCAGCCCTTTTTGGAGGAGATATTGTTATAGAGAACTACCCTGCCCATTATTTAGATTATGTTCACAAAATTTTTAACAAAATAGGAATAGATGTCGTTCCCATTTCAGAAAGTCAGGTTGCTGTCAGAAGATCACAAAAACTAAAACCTGTCCATATCCAGACAAAAGAGTATCCATATTTTCCAACAGATCTTCAGGCACAGTTTATGACTATGCTTTCTGTTATTGAAGGAAGATCAAGGATAACTGAAAATATTTTTGAAAACAGATTTATGCATGTTCCTGAGCTTAAAAGATTGGGGGCAGACATAACTGTGCGTGGAAGAGATGCTTTTATAAAAGGAGTAAAAAAGCTAACAGGTGCTCAGGTAAAGGCAACAGATCTGAGAGCAAGTGCAGCGATGGTAATAGCCGGTCTCATAGCCGAG from Persephonella sp. encodes:
- a CDS encoding 7-carboxy-7-deazaguanine synthase QueE: MTKLKVVEIFRTVEGEGKWVGLPVSFIRLEGCNLRCPWCDTPYSYDGKSFQEIEIDSLVSEVEKIGLKRVCITGGEPFLTPQLPDLVKRFLEKDFTVLVETNGTLWIEDIKSIKNDRLFITCSPKPPSYFIHPELIPFITELKFVVDESLHISHIINKKTEKILKNDFVVLQPESNRPEMVKKALHLQDQILKAGYESRIIPQCHKILGLP
- the prmC gene encoding peptide chain release factor N(5)-glutamine methyltransferase produces the protein MKIKKAIELGVKRLKEAKIKTPVTDTHLILSKVLGIPRWKLIVEKESEIPEEKRKEFFSLIEKRAEGYPLGYILGEKEFFNVKLKIEEGILIPRPETELLVEEVLKRLPEDQKKTGLEIGIGSGAISIALLKNRPFLLIYGVDISDKALKLSYINAKINNVLNRFIIIESDLFENVPQIKFDFIVSNPPYVSQEEYRHLEKEVKKEPYEALVAGKEGTEFYEKIVKEGKKYLKKDGFFAFEIGYKQGKAVKKILEAEGFKAKIIKDLQGLDRIVIGEKDVRD
- the murA gene encoding UDP-N-acetylglucosamine 1-carboxyvinyltransferase, producing MLEIREGVVEYLEIDGQKELKGIVKISGAKNAALPDMAAAVLTDEPVVLENLPYLLDVSTMRLLLEHIGFDVQELSEGVFSLRIEDISSLEAPYELVSKMRASILVLGPMLARFGYAKVALPGGCSIGTRPVDLHLKALKQMGADITVEHGFIYAKAPYGLKGAHIKFSKKTVTGTENIMMAAALADGETVIENAAMEPEVVDLANMLKKMGANIKGEGTERIIIKGVKNLHGVNHKIIPDRIEAGTFAVLSALFGGDIVIENYPAHYLDYVHKIFNKIGIDVVPISESQVAVRRSQKLKPVHIQTKEYPYFPTDLQAQFMTMLSVIEGRSRITENIFENRFMHVPELKRLGADITVRGRDAFIKGVKKLTGAQVKATDLRASAAMVIAGLIAEGKTRIYNIYHLDRGYENIDAKLRLLGASVKRGFEDISG